From Pieris rapae chromosome 15, ilPieRapa1.1, whole genome shotgun sequence:
ACATCATCAATTGACATGTTAACTTAAAATGCTGCCCTTCCGCCAATGCCTCACCGGGCTTTCCCACTTCGTGGAGGAGATCGAAGACTCGATGGTCTGTCTGTTTGCATCGAACCTCTCAAAAGCTACTACTTCTCCGGAGAACAATGAAATGAGTGTTCCTCGGAGCAACCGCTCTCTAGTTTACCATTTTTAATCCGATCTTTACCAAGTGGAAGCCGATGCTCACGATTTCTAACTATATCTATAGATTTATTGTGTATTCAATCCTCCGACTCACGCAATATTTTGTCTCCAGCGAAAGGCGCGACTCACTGAAAACAGCACTCTTAAAGGTCTAGTCGTTTGGTGTGTTTTTgactaattttttatttttgtttgtgcgTCGCGAGGTTAATGTGTTACACGTCTGTAGAATGTTATTTGATGTTGAATATTGTTTCTTtggcaaaatattaaattgaaattaaaactcGGTCCACGAATAGAAATAATTCTCGacttttaaattctttttcaAAAACTGTTTggatttcaatttatatattttgtctctGTGATGTTTTCTGTTCGTCTCGGTGACGTTGAGCTTTTTTCGTGTTAATTCGGCAAACTCCCCTTTCATCTCTACAGCATAATAgacgtattattttatttgttttgacagattatttcaaagaaacaaGCCGAGTGAGGGCTGCCTCTTGCGAGAAGAGGACGACCTCATGACCGTTTCTTTCATACCCAAACGGCCGACGCGAGAACAACCCGGAGTCAACGGATAGACCGGACATCGAAACGGACATTTGTGGGATAATCGAATTCTAGGCGCACGCGAGTCGGTAAAAGGGCAGAGCACTCGAAACAgaatgattaaaaaacagttttgaTTTAGATCGCCTTGTGCCGACTTCCGGTGGTGTAAGTGAATTGATTTCTCCGTTCGGTTGATAAGATACTAGTCAGAGCTACGAACCAGTGTTACCCGATTACAATCACCCAAAAGCGACCGTTGCCCGTGTATTTAAACTCCTAAGCCATAGTTTTAACGCGGTTACCATACTTGTACAAAATGACTGGCATACGCTGCacaaaatgatataaatattgtaacgaaatataaattgtgtaatGTTCTTTCcatgtttcttatttattaacgcCTAGACTGAGCCGTCGAAGACTGTTTAGTTTAAAGGAAGCTTTGTCGATCGCTAGGATTATGTTTTCCAAATCAGTGAGGCTATGAGtgtgtaatttctttttagaGATATGCTTTCGAATAttgtacattttttgtttaattttccgattatttaatgattcatatttattatccaTATCATTTTCTAATCATTTACTTAACGTACACAATATTTGTACAAATCGTTATTTCTAAATCTTtatgtttaagataaaaaaatctggcTCTTTACACTCCATGAACATCATCTTTTGTCATGGCCATGTCTAGCCGTTTAGCTGATTAATACTCTTAACCACCACATTAGATTTttctatttgtaaataaatatgtatatgcgagtattatatttttgtactgatagatatattaagactattaaaaagtttattaatatttgattgttgATTTTGTGATCCAtcccttttataaaaacaattgaaacttcaaagttacttattatattaaacaacaaCTTTTGTCTCGAATTTCTTcgaaaattagaaaatattatcgtcgttatcaaagttttttagaaatatacagaatattatacaaaaaaaatattttgaccaTATAGTAATACAATATACTTCAGTacctatgaaataaatttgctTTGCAAATTGTGTCCTTAGGTGGTTTGTTAGTGTGATGAGTCGAACGtctattgaaaattatagtttaaaaatcgaCTTGAATGCCTAAATACTTGACAAAATCTTCGGCGGATGCTACACGGTCGATATTTATCGTGATGTTTGGATCATAATCCAGAATCACGATGTGTAGTGCATTCATATCACGGATCGCTGGATTTCTAGAAATCTAAAAATCCACGATCTGTATAAATTATCGTCGATAAATACCGAGCGTCTAGTGTCTGGTCGATATTTATCGCGTCAGTAATGATGAATGATGAAAGAGGACGCGCATATTGTGGCGGCGCACACCGCACTTCAAATAAACGATCAAAAACACTTGAAAGAATTAATACTTGTATTAGAAACTACTTAAAGTATGGAACAGCTGAAATGCAAATAGGAGAATAAGTGAAAAGAGCCAATGCGTATGAGTAGTTGCTTGAAACTTAAGATTCAAGAAAATTAAACCAGGCACGACATCTAAAGACGTAATTGCAAGAACAActcattaaaatctaaatacagaaaagaataaaaaaaataacagattcGATCTGGTACTGCAGCggaaaatgtttacaataaacGTCTTGggtatttcataatatactgataataataataatggcaaCGCAAGCTTTCTTAATTTTGTTACTCATTTTTGTAATACGAAACGTACGAGTGTAGTCAATGTAATTTACCGTCGTACTGACGCGATAcgtattcaattcaattcaaaatcatttattcatgtaggtaacttaATGTTCACTTGTGAACgtcataaaaaacaaagatttgtcctctatcagcaggaggcatggtgaaataggaacacgcaaatacgtagtagaaataactaatatcaccgcatacactaatataagtacgaccagtcaacACAAGTAGCatccgttcacgagtatgacgcatggccagccatcggccccctcacCATATTTCAGGGacagagacaacccgacgcatggacgccgccacaagcaattacatttaagtgagcatgacgatccCTGAAATGTGGACttggctacacaagaaaataataataatactaattatgaaAACTTCATTGatgtttgtttctttttcaCAATTTCCTCTACGCCTATACTTTAccgtgtatttaaaaatacatattaatttacaaagttacTCTGTATCTGCAGCTCTGTATTCACTTGTTCCTTCAAAGTGACAATTGTTCTGTTTCTGTCATCAGATGTCGATATTATGTGATTAGCATTTAGCACACTATTTAGTGTTTGTTTATGAAAAGTAAAAACCATTTAAACACATTAATTAgtattcctttaaaaaatgttaattcaaAAGGTTCGACCCCTGTTTGGGGCTATTTTAAGATCTTCCTTTCAAGGGGATTCCAAATATTTGTCCCGCTCGAGGTTGGTacgtagtatttttatattataaagcttAACGATTTAACGCTCGACAACGTGCTTActtctattacaaaaaaaaaaattcttgtcCTCCTTTCAGCATAGTATACCATAAAGCAGCATATGAGGGTGATGGCAAGACAACAGTCCGTATTATCAATCAGGATCCTGACCTCGGACTCATTATAGACTCATACGGCACAGTAAGTgattaggtatatttaatattttcttcaacCTAAATAAACAACCTGCatgctgaaaataaaattacaattgtaGAAGTTAATAATGATGTATAGTTTATTGCAAACACTATACTgctttattaaacaaaacccaacaataatttttaataactcaaACAATTGTCATCATGACTATACACTTAGATATTATAATAGCATTTGATTTCAGTTTGGCTTTCGCCTCAACAATGGTCTTACTGTGCTGGGACCTATGGCTATATTTCCAAGGTAAATTAAGTTATagcttatacatataatgtatttcATAAAACCAAATTCTCGTAATGATGCGGttggtttttaaaaaaggtatattattttctcattACAGGACAGTCTTATCTTGGCAAATTCACAGTTCAAATAACATCACAGCTGATTCACTCACATTGTTCAGATTGCTGGAACCTAAAGTGGATCTTGTGGTATTAACATTATAGCTTCTTTGTAACATTTGAATTCAAAAATTTCTAGCTTTATATATTGTCAAAAAGAAGGTATTAAATAAGTCAGTAATGCATATAGAAATTCTATATAGCAGCTGAATTTGTCAGCAGAATGTGTCTTATTTGTCTCAATAACATGTGCTTCTAGTTTATATATAGCAATTACATTGCAGGAATTTAAAAGAGTACACATAACAAACaaagtaagatttttattgCCCACAGATAATAGGACTTGAAACGAAAGACCGTAAAGTGTTAAACTCAGTGTTCCGTGCCAGTCGTGAAGCAAAACTGAATGTAGAGATTTTACCAACTGAACATGCCTGTGCAACCTTTAACTTTCTCAATGCGGAAAGCAGGTAATAAGCTTAAAATTGAACTAAATGAACTAATTGTCTGTGATATTCCTGGGTCTGTTTCTTATTTGGCTTCTTTAGTTCAATCATATGTTGCTTTTAGACTCGAGTTTCTGATAGACATCATGATTTCAgtcttattttgtaattaaaatgtatattttatattccataaacaacaacaacaagaATTTATGTTAACTTtagtttatctatatataacagATCAATAGCAGGTGCTTTGATCCCACCGTTGCACATTGACGCAAACGAAGACGACATGCTCAACAGCAAACTGCACTACGGGAACCTGTACAACCGTCGGGATGACTTTTAGacattgtatttgtaaaatttttgagAATCAAAATTTATGACCACATAGATTAaactattatgtaattttagacaaatacattttgtggtcataaattttgtatggttttattacatttatttcctGTAATGTTCATAACAAAACCTTAATTTCatggtaaaaatataatatgttctgTATTAGATTGTAGATTTAGAATATTACGTTGTAGATTTAATTGTTAAGATTTAGGTAAttgtatcaaattaatatgtaaatatagttTTCTGCAAcagatttatctatttatttcgaGTCTTAAATTTGACGTCATTTGCCGTAGCCGAAtagattatgattatttattaatagtctCTTAGTAATATGAATTTAGAAGAAATTTATGTGACCTTACGTGGAGCCAGCGACGGTGGCCTTATAAGTTATTCGGTAATTGTAAAATGGTTCAAAGCCTGTAAGATTATTGACGGTAGAATAATAACTGAGGAACTATTTGCAAAATCCTATGAACGACTTTGTCCAAATCGAGAAGGCCTATCATTTGTCCAATTTATACAACTAGTCGGAATTTTGAAGAGAGAATCGAGGCAAGAAGTtgaattgttttgtaatttatttacaagtgtTAGAGATGAAATTGTAGAAGAAATTAGAAGAAATGAACTTTAACAACTGGGTGTTTAATTCCAGTAACTGTAGGAGAATACAAGAGTTCCATCTGATTATCTCTCAAACTATGATAATACGCCAAGTACTCAGTTTCTGGGCTGtgattaaaagtttaaagatGCATTATTGGAGTATGTCTCAAAATCGATTGGATtctctttatatgtatatagtcaCAAggatttagaataataaagcgattattaataacattttttaatacaacctaaaatacaataattacttATACACTAAAATCACAGCTTAAATTTCTTGAAAAatcttaacaataaaaacatttctctAGCTTCCCGCGGCCTTCTCCCTGTTTTTCAAAACAGTTTCCTGTGTGTACACTAGTAATTCATTTCTATTAGTCAGATTAAaattcgtttttttaaatcggcGGTGGGTTACGACGCCTCGTTGGGTGCCTGCTGTTGTAATAACTCCCAATAGAGGCCTCTCTTTTTCACTAAGTCGTCATGGGAACCACTCTCTGCCACGACCCCTGCAACCAACGAATCATTTTTAACTAGTTTCTTTTGAAATCGGAACGAATCGTGTCACGTGAAATGAATTTGTCTAAAAGttaagatataattaaaaatattcaaaatacctTTATCAAGCACGCAGATGATGTCCGCATGTCTGACGGTGGCGAGTCTATGAGCGATGATGACGGTAGTCCTACCGACGGACGCCGTCTCCAGAGCTTCTTGGACTACCTAAGAGTAATAAGAAATAACATTATCAGGGTTTATTGATCATTAAAAATCTCattagattataataattagaaaatgGATAGGATAAGCCCACCTTCTCACTGCCGGCGTCCAAGGCCGAAGTGGCCTCGTCCAGCAGCAGCACCCTGGGGTCTCTGAGTAGGGCTCTGGCGATGGCCACGCGCTGCTTCTGGCCTCCGGACAGGGCAGAGCTGCCCGACTCTAGGACTGTGTCGTAACCCTGCGTGTGTCGGATATAAAGATCAATAAAGAGACCTCACTAGAATTGGTAAAGTTTGCATCAAGCTCGTGAAGTTTTAACCAACCAGTGGTAAAGAGGAGACGAATCCGTGCACGTTGGCTTTCGTCGCCGCCGAGATGATCTCGTGCATGGTCACCTGTCTCCCGTTGTCTCCGTACGCGATGTTCTCTCTGATGCTCCTCTCGAACATCACGGGCTCTTGCTGCACCAGGCCGAGTTGCGACCGCAGACGCTTCAGGGATATCTTTGATTTTATGTTGCGATCGTCCAGGCTctataacaaaatacatgTTATTCTCCGGCCTAAGATAACACAAAGATAAACaagaattaaaacaattaaaaaaaataactcacCACTGTGCCACTGACGGGGTCATAATTCCGCATAATGAGGTGCATGATGGTACTCTTCCCGCAACCGGAGGGCCCCACGATTGCAACGGTCCGTCCTGCGGGGATCGACAGCTCAAGGCCCCGAAGGACTGGCTGCTGGGGCCTCGTGGGGTATTCGAAGTGGACGTTCGATAGGGTAATGTTGCCGGTGGAGACCTgcggtttattatatttattataatgagaaAATCAAACTAAGTGCGGACGAGTtgtatgatacaaaaatacgCATGAAATTGGAAACTTCCCTCTTCAGGTTTTCCATAATTGCTCAAAAGTTCTCTTGAAAAACACAATCTATACCAAAAGGGgcagtaaacaaaaaaaatgaaacagtGTTGGGATAAAAGAGATTCTCAAAACTACTAACCCAGTCCTCGTCATCACGCTCATCATACTCGCTAATGACCCGCGGAGTCCTCTGCAAAGCCCTCACCACTCTGGCTCCGGCCCTCTGGGCTCCCGCAAAGCTGGGGGCGAATGACAGGGCTTCTGCCAACATCCAAGCGCCGTATATGAGGGCTTCTGAAACCCTGCGATGAATATCATATTATGGAATCAGTTATAATTTGagattaatttgatattgatATTCCTCTATAACACTCACAGTATAACGTATTCGTATTTCAGCCCCTCTCTCGCGATCAAGTATCCCCCACTGGCCAAGGAAAGAGCGTATCCCATAGTTGGGGCGCACAGGCAAAGTCCGTAGACAAGGCCCCGGATGCCGCGGCTTACTCCGGCGCGGGCCTCGGCTTCCTCTATGGCTCGAACGTACTTCGATAGGAGGGTTCGCTCCACACCTGAgtcaatacatatatgtaatcgATTAGCCATCAATCGCATAAGCTGAAGAGACATCCCTTAATGTGAAAGCTCACCCAAACTGTGCACAGTCCTGACGTTGAGCACGGCCTCCGTGGCCATTCGTGACGCCTCCTCCATCGCTTCTTGCTCTATGACCTCCGACCTCTTGTTTACCCAACCCTCAATGCAGATACCACCTATCACCTGAAACGTGCGACAACTTCATCAGGAAGAGTAATTAGACCATCATTTCTACCATGAGCCGTCCTACCATTCAATTGTGCACAGAGGCTATTTATAACGTCGCATACTCACGCAGGGCACGCTGAGCAGGCTGATGAGCGTCATTTTCCAGGAATAGAACATGGCGACTCCGACTCCCAGCACCATCGTGCTCACGCCTTGTAGCATTGTGCCCAGGCGAGTCCCTGTTCGAGATCGAATTGAGTATTTTCCATaccaatgaaaataaatatatgaaaataggTAAAAAGAGTTACCCGTAGCGCCCTGAACGGCCGCGCAGTCGGTGGCAAGTCGAGCGCACAACGCCCCTACGGAGTTGGACGGCGAGTCGAACCAGCCTTGCTCCTGTTGGACAAATCGactttaatgttataaagGAAGAAAAGTAGAAATAATAACAGCTAAGAAAGGACACTCGCCTGCTGCAAGTAATTGGCGAACATCGTAACCCTGAGTCTGTTCGTCAGCCGAGCTCCGGCGAGACCGAACAGCCAGGTCTGAAGGAACGTAACTAGACCGCTGACGGCTGCGACTATGGCGAATAGGCCGGCGTACAGTTGTGACTGCCGGAGAATCTCTTCTGGATCGGGCCATGAGAACATCTGGAATCGATTTTcgtcattatatattttattatttgaataatcaCAAAAAGAGACAAGGTTAAAAAAGTTGTTGGCTTTTTGGCGACTGGACGGCACTTTTAGTCTTCGACCCTCACCCCATATAGCTTGGATAGCAGTAATGCGAAGACCGGCATCGTGGCTCCGATGATCAAGGAGGCGACTCCTCCCGTCAGAAGAAGAGGCCACTCTTCATAATTTAGCTTCAGCAGTTCCCAAGTGGACACTTGCCCACTGGTCTCCTCGGCCTCTTCTGTTGACTCCTAATGAGATAAAGCGTGAATTGTATTTCCTAAACTATTtagattaaagatattttaatagaaaaaatcagTGAACGGAAGACAaagattgtaattttattatttttggtaaaatatcagtaaactatattattatacataagtgtaattattctttatttatcgAATTATAACACTCACATGAGATGGAATAAGATCTGGCGGAGGATGCAATGACGTCACCGAAGCGACTCTGCGACTGCCACGGGAGAAACTCTCGCGCATTAACGACTCtgcgtttaaaattatatatttacattatatcaaattcctacaaaaaaaaatacatttggaAGTGGTAAAACAAGAAtttgtaaactttaaaaatattgattaaatataaggATTTACGTCCTGTAAACCTCACCTCTATGTGATCGTACGCTGCTATTCCTTCTCACTCTCACCATCTTCTCTTCTACGACATCGTCATCTCCGTTCTCATCTTGCATACTTTCCACGCTTCTTAAAttagagttttatttaagcCTAAGTTAATTCATAGTTAAAAGTAGAATTGAATGAAGAACTCGTATTAACCTTAGAAATGTCCACGCTCATTAAACATGACTGAAGCTTTTACTCGTAAGCCGTATTATGGTTACAGAATCTTGCTTTTtctgctttattttaataaagaaacttatttgtttcaataaatttgttaactatttacaatagaaaaaataacaagACCCTTTCTATTGTCAGTTCATAAAGCATAAAGCACATGAAGCGTCTCTTAAACGCAAGGCAGTGTAACTTTCTCGCCTCccatttactaatattttttctttttaatgtattataaaaagaataattatgGACATGTTGGTTTAGGACTTCAGACGAGTGAACACAGACATGGTAACAATTTTGCATGTCAAGTAGAGCAGTATATTTTGTACACAATAAACTAGGGTTCGATTCTCGGCAATACTGCTGTGGTACAAACATATatgtagaaaaataaacaatgaaatGTGCACTAATCTATATGGGTGTATCGGGAAATCGTCTCTATGCTCCATTCCCCCTTAACCCACTGACCTGTGAGTCATGTCATCCTGCACCAGTTTCCAGTAGGCCCCCTTCTTCTCCAGAAGTTCTAGATGAGAGCCAGCTTCCAGAACTGAGCCTTGTTCGATGTACACAATGCGGGACGCGTTAACGATTGTCGATAGCCTGttataagcattatttataatttagtatcAGCCCTTGcctctgaaattaaaaacgaaagcaaaactaaactaaaatttaaataaataaaactgaacaATACCTGTGTGAGACGACAAGCGTGGTCCGTCCTCTGCTCGCAGCATCCAATGCTAATTGGACCTAGAACATtgattttgttgtttaatataaagtcAGATATTACACAGCTTTCTAAAGACACGAATGTGAAGAATGAGCTGTCACCTGTTTCTCTGAGGCTGGGTCCAAAGCAGAGGTGGGTTCGTCCAAGAGCAGAAGGGCCGGCTTCCGGATGAGAGCTCGAGCGATGGCCACGCGCTGCTTCTGCCCTCCCGACAACTGTGCCCCGCCCTCGCCTAGTCGCGTGTCGTAGCCCTGAAGAAGAATTGTCAatttgagtattttttatgtgacaGGTCTATTAGAGTAAATACACgagcaacaaaaaaaattatgctgGAAATTGTCAGTGTAATATATTTGCTTCAAGTGAAACTGCATTCAACGTCATGCAGTTTTTGTCGCTTAAACTGATACATACACTAGCCaactttgtaataaattgatGCGCGTGCGCAGTTTTAGCAGCGGCGACGATTTCCTCCTCGGTAGCGCCCTCTACGCCTAGCGCTATGTTGTCTCTGATAGTGCCACTGAACAAGACGGGCTCTTGGCCGACGACGCCTAGAACATGtaacaatattacaatataatccACTATACCTCCGCAAGAAAGactacattacattttaaggctTCTCACCGATGCTGCTCCTGAAGTGATGCAGGTTCAGCTCCTTCAGCCTATGGCCATCCACCGTGACGGTCCCACTTTCCGGCTCGTAAGCCCGTTGCAAGAGTTGCAGTAAAGTGGACTTGCCGCACCCCGAACCACCCACGAAGGCCACCGTCTCCCCGGCTTTAATTGTCAGAGACAACCCTCGGAGGACCTGAAGAATCGGATTAAAGATATTGAAATACAGTGCATATGGAACGAGGAAATAAGGAGTACCGTCGATATaagtttatacaatataaagcATTATATGAAATACCTTGACATCCGGACGCGaaggataattaaaatacaaattatcaaaagaaatatttccTTTAATAGAATCGGGCTTCATCCCGGTCTCGAGTAAAGGGTCGATGCTCGATTTGCGCTCGAGCAGGGCGAACAAAGACTTGGCCGCGCCACGTGCTGATGAGAATATTTCCAGGTGGGTTGTGCACATCGCTGTGTTTTGGGCAGCCATGAAACAGCAGAAGAGAACCTGCGATTAAACGGTAATTTCATAAACACTGCTTCTATAACGTGGATTAAAGTTACTCCCCTACTCGTAAAAATAGTGCAGTAACTACTAACTACGTTTTGTAACAAATTTCTGTGTCGGAAAGACTCGGGTGATAttcgaataaattataaatttaaaaaattcgcaATTTTGTGGATTGAACTCACAGTGACCATAACTCCGGGGTGGTAGATCCTCTCATCATCGGGCACGCCCATGTCCCTCACGCAGAGGATTGTTCCGTACGCGAAGACTATGGAGTTGAGGACGTAGGTGAGCAGCCAGCTGAGGCCGGAGCCCGCTCCGGTCCAGAGGCATCGCTTTTGGGTGGACGAACTGGCGACGTGCAGGGCGGACTCGTAACTAAAGcgaattcaataaataatgtaaggtGATATAGCGTAATGGAACgccttttttaagtttattaaacttaatcaaTAGCTTAAGTAAGCTACTTTCAGaagaaatgaaaaagaaaagccACGCGAAATGACACAAACAGCGTTCATGTTGATCGAATGTTAAACAACCTATAaaccatacattttattatgtatgtatgtaatgtgtCTACTTAAAAGGAAGCGGTTAGaactattacaaataattgaataagacaaaattaaataaacaatagttaattatttccttAATTACCTTTCCACCTCTTTGGTCTCCCCGGCATAAGCCCTGACAGTGCGAATGGCGGCCAATGCTTGTTCTACCAGACGCCCCGCTGTGCCGTATGAGGTTACTTCTTCTGATGTATACTTCGTCTGGTACTggaaaattattctaaatttaaatattagttctAAACATTCTAAATCCAACGTAAACGAAAGATCCAAGTACCTTAGCAGCCTGCGAGACAATGACCAAAGCGACGGGCACCACACACAGCCCGGCCAGAGTGAGCTGCCATCCGTACAGCATGGCCACCATCCCGGCGGATACCACGCTCCCACCCAGGTACGACACCATTGCCACCTGTTGCCCCACACCTGCTTTTAGCTTGTCCGTGTCTCTGTAAACGGTTGAAATAAGttgttttacatttcaaaAGAGTCGATTCAGTTATAATTGGCTTATTAGCAAAAAACATCTAAACTCACTCTGTTATTGTTGTAGCAAAATTCATAGTTGTGTTTAGATCGAAGAAGGCAGTTTCTTGACTTAAGACCGCGCGCAGGAGTCGCCATCGTATTCGGGCTATCTGTAAGGCAAGTAGCTAAGTATTGAATCAAGATCTTAGCAAAagtctattatttttgtgtttagtACCAGTActataaaatttcttattttcttattaatattgaaattcttACCATCCTCGCAGCGGCCCAGTTCGCCAAAGACACGGCAGCCGTAGCAAGGCATATTTGCACCAGCATAATGGCAACACTGGCCAACGCAAACGAAATCGAGTCGTCCACCAATGCATCCATGTGTTCATTCTTGTCAGTGTCATTTCTGAAACATTCATACAATTACAGCAATATTAAGCTTACTCGCAAGCTGCAAAAGCAAGAGAgaacattaattaatgatgTTGAGAGCTCATTTCCACTTCCAAATTTTATGATCTTCGCCAGTTGAGGACAGATTTTCCTACAGAGTTTGCAGTGAGAAAAGCATTTCATGAATTGCGTCAATTTGAGTCTTATttctttatcatattttaacaaGTGAAAAAGGCAAATACTAACACTATTCTTCCTCCACCAAAGAGTTCCAAAATTAATGGCTCCGAGGGCGGGTCGTGTCCTTGGTCCCTCTGAATAAAAAGTGCGGTCAGCTCACCGTAGATAAGTACCGCCCCAACCAGACCCACGGAGCACAGAAATCCACAAAGAGCTGAGGATATAGTTGCGATGATCTCTGGATATGTTGCATAGCGCCACTGGACACAAATATGTTATATCAGATAATAAAGCAAAATAAGAACTAATACGTCAGACTCGGCGATTGTATGAATTGAGCCTGCTCTAAAGGcgtataaaatacttttctaataataaatttaatatctaaatCCCATCCCATGTGCAGGTGAGATAGAAATATCAAACACcaattattacacaataatttCCACTAAGAGATCAATTACTCGTAATCAATACTtacaagtttatattaatttattctacgCAGTAGCTTTTTACACGTGTTAATTCATTTTGCTATGAGCAGAAT
This genomic window contains:
- the LOC110996198 gene encoding NADH dehydrogenase [ubiquinone] 1 alpha subcomplex assembly factor 3, translating into MLIQKVRPLFGAILRSSFQGDSKYLSRSSIVYHKAAYEGDGKTTVRIINQDPDLGLIIDSYGTFGFRLNNGLTVLGPMAIFPRTVLSWQIHSSNNITADSLTLFRLLEPKVDLVIIGLETKDRKVLNSVFRASREAKLNVEILPTEHACATFNFLNAESRSIAGALIPPLHIDANEDDMLNSKLHYGNLYNRRDDF
- the LOC110996199 gene encoding multidrug resistance protein homolog 49, which translates into the protein MKGQSKRYVNQKGQAYEMGIKKNDDVGFFDLWRYATYPEIIATISSALCGFLCSVGLVGAVLIYGELTALFIQRDQGHDPPSEPLILELFGGGRIVNDTDKNEHMDALVDDSISFALASVAIMLVQICLATAAVSLANWAAARMIARIRWRLLRAVLSQETAFFDLNTTMNFATTITEDTDKLKAGVGQQVAMVSYLGGSVVSAGMVAMLYGWQLTLAGLCVVPVALVIVSQAAKYQTKYTSEEVTSYGTAGRLVEQALAAIRTVRAYAGETKEVESYESALHVASSSTQKRCLWTGAGSGLSWLLTYVLNSIVFAYGTILCVRDMGVPDDERIYHPGVMVTVLFCCFMAAQNTAMCTTHLEIFSSARGAAKSLFALLERKSSIDPLLETGMKPDSIKGNISFDNLYFNYPSRPDVKVLRGLSLTIKAGETVAFVGGSGCGKSTLLQLLQRAYEPESGTVTVDGHRLKELNLHHFRSSIGVVGQEPVLFSGTIRDNIALGVEGATEEEIVAAAKTAHAHQFITKLASGYDTRLGEGGAQLSGGQKQRVAIARALIRKPALLLLDEPTSALDPASEKQVQLALDAASRGRTTLVVSHRLSTIVNASRIVYIEQGSVLEAGSHLELLEKKGAYWKLVQDDMTHRSVESMQDENGDDDVVEEKMVRVRRNSSVRSHRESLMRESFSRGSRRVASVTSLHPPPDLIPSHESTEEAEETSGQVSTWELLKLNYEEWPLLLTGGVASLIIGATMPVFALLLSKLYGMFSWPDPEEILRQSQLYAGLFAIVAAVSGLVTFLQTWLFGLAGARLTNRLRVTMFANYLQQEQGWFDSPSNSVGALCARLATDCAAVQGATGTRLGTMLQGVSTMVLGVGVAMFYSWKMTLISLLSVPCVIGGICIEGWVNKRSEVIEQEAMEEASRMATEAVLNVRTVHSLGVERTLLSKYVRAIEEAEARAGVSRGIRGLVYGLCLCAPTMGYALSLASGGYLIAREGLKYEYVILVSEALIYGAWMLAEALSFAPSFAGAQRAGARVVRALQRTPRVISEYDERDDEDWVSTGNITLSNVHFEYPTRPQQPVLRGLELSIPAGRTVAIVGPSGCGKSTIMHLIMRNYDPVSGTVSLDDRNIKSKISLKRLRSQLGLVQQEPVMFERSIRENIAYGDNGRQVTMHEIISAATKANVHGFVSSLPLGYDTVLESGSSALSGGQKQRVAIARALLRDPRVLLLDEATSALDAGSEKVVQEALETASVGRTTVIIAHRLATVRHADIICVLDKGVVAESGSHDDLVKKRGLYWELLQQQAPNEAS